A stretch of the Rhizobium sullae genome encodes the following:
- a CDS encoding glycosyltransferase family 2 protein, translating to MKKHVCPEDCCLIVIPCLDERNYIGALLSALSMELQAPDWRIVVADGGSKDGSQDIIKAASAIDPRIIFLDNPKRLQSAAINLAVARYGRDFEYFVRMDAHGEYPKGYCQRLIADAEMTGAASVVVALETTGFNAIQKAAAIAQNSKIGNGGSAHRNLSTGGYVDHGHHALMHVGTFLAVGGYDETFSHNEDAELDFRLRKAGYKIWISGTTCMVYHPRASVAALFRQYLNYGRGRARNIRKHKTMPALRQMLPLTVAPAVAGTVLALFYWAAIVPAFVWAFTCVGYGFYLRVRQQMPHGPLAGLIAMVMHMAWSTGFWLEMLSLRPKRSAS from the coding sequence ATGAAAAAGCACGTATGTCCAGAAGATTGCTGCTTGATCGTCATTCCATGCCTTGACGAGCGAAACTATATTGGTGCGCTTCTGAGCGCCCTGAGCATGGAGCTCCAGGCTCCGGACTGGCGCATCGTGGTGGCCGATGGCGGCAGCAAGGACGGTTCACAGGATATCATCAAGGCCGCCTCCGCCATCGATCCGCGCATCATCTTCCTTGACAATCCGAAGCGCCTGCAAAGTGCGGCGATCAATCTTGCCGTGGCACGCTACGGCCGTGATTTTGAATATTTTGTGCGCATGGACGCGCATGGTGAATATCCGAAGGGTTATTGCCAACGACTAATTGCCGATGCCGAGATGACCGGCGCCGCCTCCGTCGTCGTCGCCTTGGAAACGACCGGTTTCAACGCGATCCAGAAAGCAGCCGCGATTGCCCAGAACTCCAAGATCGGTAACGGCGGTTCTGCGCATCGCAACCTGTCGACGGGCGGCTACGTCGACCATGGCCACCACGCATTGATGCACGTCGGGACCTTTCTCGCCGTCGGCGGATATGACGAGACCTTTTCCCACAATGAGGATGCCGAGCTCGACTTCCGCTTGAGGAAGGCTGGCTACAAGATCTGGATCAGCGGCACGACATGCATGGTCTATCATCCGCGCGCAAGCGTTGCTGCACTGTTTCGTCAATATCTCAATTACGGCCGCGGGCGGGCGCGCAATATCCGCAAACACAAGACCATGCCGGCTTTACGCCAAATGCTGCCGCTAACAGTCGCGCCCGCCGTTGCTGGCACCGTGCTCGCGCTGTTTTACTGGGCGGCGATCGTTCCAGCTTTCGTCTGGGCCTTCACCTGTGTCGGCTATGGCTTTTATCTTCGCGTACGTCAGCAGATGCCACACGGACCATTGGCCGGATTGATTGCAATGGTCATGCATATGGCGTGGTCAACCGGCTTCTGGCTCGAGATGTTGTCGCTTCGGCCAAAAAGGAGCGCCTCATGA
- a CDS encoding glycosyltransferase, with translation MPRVLYLVHDLSDPAVRRRLIMLTRGGATVDLAGFARTKIPGDIEGINPVNLGKTADGRFVQRSWAVLKAMARLRSVLAGASKPDVIVARNLETLALANRANRYFGGSVPIVYECLDIHRLLIGMGPVGRSMRLAERWFGRSVTAIVTSSPAFKSNYFDVQSFLKVPVVIVENKVVPPPREGLLPVPQKLEGRPWRIGWFGALRCRKSLKLLARFSRMANGRFEIVLRGRPAYREFSDFDAFVENEPFMRFCGPYRNPEDLGAIYGEVDFAWAADFFEEGLNSKWLLPNRLYEGCLYGAVPIAVQGTETAEALRRNNIGLILSDATPFALSMAMEGLDVQRFKRLKSAIAACDRRNWAIDEADCKDLVAWLAGLAPAGPRKTSDRLPINSSFAI, from the coding sequence ATGCCGCGCGTGCTTTACCTCGTCCATGACCTGTCGGATCCGGCAGTTCGCCGGCGCCTGATCATGCTGACACGCGGCGGCGCGACGGTTGATCTTGCAGGCTTTGCGCGGACGAAGATCCCAGGCGATATCGAAGGCATCAATCCGGTCAATCTCGGCAAGACGGCCGACGGCCGCTTTGTCCAGCGCTCCTGGGCTGTTCTCAAAGCGATGGCAAGGCTGCGTTCTGTTCTTGCAGGCGCCAGCAAACCGGACGTGATCGTCGCCCGCAATCTCGAAACGCTGGCACTGGCAAACCGCGCCAACCGTTATTTCGGCGGGTCCGTGCCAATCGTTTACGAGTGCCTCGATATTCACAGGCTTCTCATCGGAATGGGTCCTGTCGGGCGCTCGATGCGATTAGCCGAACGTTGGTTTGGCCGAAGCGTCACCGCGATCGTCACCAGTTCACCAGCCTTCAAGAGCAACTATTTCGATGTGCAGTCTTTTCTGAAGGTCCCGGTCGTGATCGTCGAGAACAAGGTCGTCCCGCCTCCAAGGGAGGGCCTTCTTCCCGTTCCGCAAAAGCTCGAAGGCCGGCCATGGCGCATAGGCTGGTTTGGCGCGCTGCGTTGCAGAAAATCGTTGAAGCTGCTTGCGCGCTTCTCAAGGATGGCGAACGGCAGGTTCGAGATCGTTCTGCGCGGCCGGCCGGCTTACAGGGAATTTAGCGACTTCGACGCCTTCGTGGAGAACGAACCCTTCATGCGTTTTTGTGGTCCCTACCGAAACCCGGAGGACCTCGGTGCAATTTACGGCGAGGTCGACTTTGCCTGGGCGGCCGATTTTTTCGAGGAGGGTCTCAATTCCAAGTGGCTGTTACCGAACCGGCTTTACGAAGGATGCCTGTACGGGGCAGTACCGATTGCCGTTCAAGGCACCGAGACGGCTGAGGCACTTCGGCGCAACAATATCGGCCTGATCTTGTCCGACGCCACGCCCTTTGCGCTTAGTATGGCGATGGAGGGCCTGGACGTTCAGCGCTTTAAGCGCCTGAAATCCGCGATTGCCGCATGCGATCGGCGCAACTGGGCGATCGATGAGGCAGACTGCAAGGACTTGGTCGCCTGGCTCGCCGGCTTGGCGCCAGCCGGGCCTCGCAAAACTTCAGATCGCCTTCCGATCAATTCGTCATTTGCCATATAG
- the exoK gene encoding endo-1,3-1,4-beta-glycanase ExoK gives MNFDQPSHVNRAVSGQDFSCICRRVFSLILLTCWLAPNVQAADGRPGASFFESFDRLDSNFWYISDGWTNGDHQNCIWSARMIKIADGFASLMLAKDAADQKTLLCAELQTKQRYGFGTYEARIKSATGSGLNSAFFSYIGPADHEEHDEIDFEVLGKDSATVQVNQYVKAKGGNERLVSLAGPADEAFNHFAFIWEPSRLRFFVNGVLVNEVTDKLRIPTERQKIFFSLWGTDTLTGWMGPFAYKGPTIMQVDWVSFTAAGERCLFAGSLTCDRTITVSAPAKTQENL, from the coding sequence ATGAATTTCGATCAACCTTCACATGTTAACCGTGCGGTTAGCGGTCAGGATTTCAGTTGCATTTGCCGGCGGGTCTTTTCGCTGATCTTGCTGACGTGCTGGCTTGCCCCTAACGTCCAGGCTGCGGACGGGCGCCCTGGAGCATCCTTCTTCGAGAGCTTTGATCGGCTCGATTCCAACTTCTGGTATATTTCAGACGGCTGGACGAACGGTGATCATCAAAACTGCATCTGGTCGGCGCGAATGATCAAGATTGCCGACGGCTTTGCGTCGCTGATGCTCGCAAAGGACGCGGCCGATCAGAAGACCCTCCTTTGCGCAGAACTCCAGACGAAGCAGCGCTACGGCTTTGGCACCTATGAGGCACGGATAAAGTCGGCGACCGGGTCGGGCCTTAACTCGGCATTTTTCTCCTATATCGGCCCTGCCGACCATGAGGAGCACGACGAGATCGATTTCGAGGTGCTGGGTAAGGACAGTGCTACTGTCCAAGTCAACCAGTATGTGAAAGCGAAGGGCGGCAACGAAAGGCTGGTTTCGCTAGCTGGCCCGGCCGACGAGGCGTTCAACCACTTCGCCTTCATCTGGGAGCCCTCGAGACTCCGGTTCTTCGTCAACGGCGTCCTCGTCAACGAGGTCACCGATAAGCTCCGTATTCCGACGGAACGGCAGAAGATCTTCTTTAGCCTGTGGGGAACCGATACGCTTACAGGCTGGATGGGCCCCTTTGCCTACAAAGGACCGACTATCATGCAGGTCGACTGGGTGAGCTTTACTGCTGCAGGCGAAAGATGCCTGTTTGCAGGCTCACTGACCTGCGATCGGACCATCACCGTCAGCGCCCCTGCCAAGACGCAGGAGAACCTTTGA
- a CDS encoding SDR family NAD(P)-dependent oxidoreductase, whose translation MEKPLQGRVAVVTGAASGIGQAIVSAFGAAGVTVHALTRGGVPQSSLSNGASISWHHVDLADDRAIAEFVARLRVTDRGIDYLVHSAGVFRSGPVAQSPAEELDDVWRVNLRAPYVLTQLLLPALTRQKGYIAFINSSVWLNPRMELAAYTMSKYALKAFADVLRAEINGQDVRVLSIFPGKTATAMQETIHDARALSYQADELLQPESVAANLITALSMPSSCEVTEIFMRPARPAPPTFNG comes from the coding sequence ATGGAAAAACCTCTTCAGGGGCGCGTGGCAGTGGTGACCGGGGCAGCGAGCGGTATCGGGCAAGCGATCGTTTCAGCCTTTGGTGCAGCCGGCGTGACAGTTCATGCTCTAACCCGCGGCGGCGTCCCGCAGTCGTCGCTCAGCAATGGAGCATCAATCAGTTGGCATCATGTCGATCTTGCCGATGACAGGGCGATCGCCGAATTCGTCGCCCGTTTGCGGGTGACTGATCGCGGCATTGATTACCTGGTGCACAGTGCTGGCGTCTTTCGTTCGGGCCCGGTTGCGCAAAGCCCAGCGGAAGAACTCGATGACGTCTGGCGCGTCAATCTGCGTGCGCCATATGTTCTGACGCAGCTTTTGCTCCCGGCGCTGACCAGACAGAAGGGTTATATCGCATTTATCAACTCGAGCGTGTGGCTGAATCCGAGAATGGAGCTCGCTGCTTACACGATGAGCAAATATGCCCTGAAGGCCTTTGCCGACGTGCTGAGAGCCGAGATCAATGGCCAGGATGTGCGCGTCCTCAGCATCTTTCCCGGGAAGACAGCAACGGCGATGCAGGAAACCATCCATGATGCGAGAGCGCTTTCGTACCAAGCGGACGAGCTACTGCAGCCGGAATCGGTGGCAGCGAACCTGATCACAGCCTTGTCGATGCCATCCTCCTGCGAAGTCACGGAGATTTTCATGCGGCCAGCACGACCGGCACCACCGACCTTCAACGGCTAG
- a CDS encoding DUF4910 domain-containing protein yields the protein MSAVSAPDKEPAGARMYALIERLYPICRSITGPGVVETLEIIRQEIPVKIHRIASGTEIFDWTVPQEWSIRDAYVKDEKGNRVIDFKASNLHVVNYSRPIRATLPLKALKPHLHTDPGHPAWIPYRTSYYKEDWGFCLSHNALEAMSEGSYEVLIDSTLSDGELLWGECFIPGSTTDEIIISTHICHPSLANDNLSGIAVCVELAKLLMASQRRYSVRLLFIPGTIGSIAWLSMNRERLSRIKHGLVAVNLGDPGMLHYKKSRHETAEIDRVVEHVLTAAGEAHSIMAFSPYGYDERQFGSPGINLPFGCLSRTPYGQFAEYHTSADNLDFIKPEALAHSFETYVCVLGTLDRNRAFLNLSPMCEPQLGKRGLYDAVGGKSDTKTRQMALLWVLNYSDGKHDLLDIARKSGLAFDLIADAADLLLGHDLLAPVERD from the coding sequence TTGAGCGCCGTCAGCGCGCCCGACAAGGAGCCTGCCGGCGCGCGGATGTATGCCCTCATTGAGCGGCTTTATCCGATCTGCCGCAGCATCACCGGTCCGGGCGTCGTCGAGACACTGGAGATTATCAGGCAGGAAATTCCGGTTAAGATTCATCGTATCGCAAGCGGCACAGAGATCTTCGACTGGACGGTCCCGCAGGAATGGAGCATCCGCGATGCCTATGTGAAGGACGAGAAGGGCAATCGCGTCATCGACTTCAAGGCAAGCAATCTGCACGTCGTCAACTATTCACGACCGATCCGCGCGACATTGCCGCTTAAGGCGCTGAAGCCTCACCTGCACACCGACCCTGGCCATCCCGCTTGGATACCTTACCGGACGAGCTACTACAAGGAGGACTGGGGCTTCTGCCTGTCCCACAACGCCCTCGAGGCGATGAGCGAAGGATCCTACGAGGTCCTGATAGACTCAACACTTTCAGACGGCGAACTGCTGTGGGGCGAGTGTTTCATCCCCGGCTCCACAACCGACGAAATCATTATCTCGACGCACATCTGCCATCCGTCGCTTGCCAACGACAATCTGTCCGGCATCGCCGTGTGTGTCGAGCTTGCTAAGCTTTTGATGGCGTCACAGCGGCGCTATTCCGTGCGGTTGCTCTTCATTCCGGGCACGATCGGTTCAATTGCCTGGCTTTCGATGAACCGCGAGCGGCTGTCGCGCATCAAACATGGTCTCGTCGCCGTCAACCTCGGTGACCCTGGCATGCTGCATTATAAGAAAAGTCGCCACGAGACGGCCGAGATCGATCGGGTGGTGGAGCATGTGCTGACGGCAGCGGGGGAAGCCCATTCGATTATGGCTTTTTCTCCCTATGGCTATGACGAACGGCAGTTCGGTTCGCCTGGCATCAACCTTCCCTTCGGCTGTCTGTCGCGCACACCCTACGGACAGTTTGCCGAATACCATACGTCGGCCGACAATCTTGATTTCATCAAGCCGGAAGCGCTTGCCCACTCGTTCGAGACCTACGTCTGCGTGCTCGGCACACTGGACCGCAACCGAGCTTTCCTGAACCTTTCGCCGATGTGCGAACCGCAGCTTGGAAAGCGGGGGCTCTACGATGCCGTTGGCGGCAAGTCGGACACGAAGACGCGTCAGATGGCCCTACTCTGGGTTCTAAACTACTCGGACGGCAAACATGATCTCCTCGACATCGCCAGAAAATCGGGTCTAGCATTTGATTTGATCGCCGATGCCGCGGATCTTCTGCTCGGCCATGATCTGCTTGCACCGGTGGAGAGGGACTAA
- a CDS encoding class I SAM-dependent methyltransferase, protein MTSFNCRFCNTPLTQTVVDLGASPLANSYIAIDKTQDPEPFFSLHAFVCDECFLVQVPPMAPREDIFDSEYAYFSSYSASVLSHAREYVDQMVERFHFDTGHQVIEIASNDGYLLKNFKERGVPVLGIEPCANVAAAALEAGIPSRVQFFGVETARQLVGDGLTADLLIGNNVLAHVPNINDFVAGIKIVLSATGIVTIEFPHLMKMLELNYYDTIYHEHYSYLSLYCVEKIFAHHGLTIFDVDEIRPQGGSLRIYARHAEDQSQPVSVRVGELRAREIEGGVNSIQRYAKFSEQVHRTKRDLLRFLIDAKESKKTVVAYGAPAKGNTLLNFCGVGTDLIEYTVDVSPHKQNHLLPGTRIPIHAPQKIEETKPDYVLILPWNIKDEIISQMSAVKDLRSRFVVPLPNVEVVA, encoded by the coding sequence ATGACTTCCTTCAACTGCCGGTTCTGCAACACCCCACTCACTCAGACAGTCGTCGACCTTGGCGCGTCACCGCTTGCAAACTCCTATATCGCCATCGACAAAACGCAGGATCCCGAACCGTTCTTTTCACTCCATGCTTTCGTCTGCGACGAATGCTTCTTGGTCCAGGTACCTCCCATGGCGCCGCGGGAAGACATTTTCGACAGCGAATATGCCTATTTCTCCTCCTACTCGGCCTCGGTACTGAGCCATGCCCGCGAATATGTTGACCAGATGGTCGAGCGGTTTCATTTCGACACCGGCCATCAGGTGATCGAAATTGCCAGCAACGACGGCTACCTTTTAAAGAACTTCAAGGAACGCGGCGTTCCGGTGCTCGGCATCGAGCCCTGTGCCAATGTCGCGGCCGCCGCGTTAGAGGCCGGCATCCCGAGCAGGGTGCAGTTTTTCGGTGTCGAGACGGCACGGCAGCTGGTTGGCGACGGCCTCACGGCTGACCTTCTGATTGGCAACAACGTGCTGGCGCATGTCCCCAACATCAACGATTTCGTTGCCGGCATCAAAATCGTGTTATCGGCAACCGGCATCGTAACAATCGAATTTCCGCATCTCATGAAGATGCTGGAGCTCAATTACTACGATACGATCTATCATGAGCACTATTCGTACCTGTCGCTCTACTGTGTCGAGAAAATCTTTGCCCATCACGGCTTGACGATCTTCGATGTCGATGAGATCCGTCCACAAGGGGGATCGTTGCGCATTTATGCCCGTCACGCCGAAGATCAAAGCCAGCCAGTGTCGGTGCGTGTCGGTGAACTGCGCGCGCGCGAAATTGAAGGCGGCGTCAATTCTATCCAACGCTACGCCAAATTTTCCGAGCAGGTTCACCGCACCAAGCGCGATCTGCTGCGCTTTCTGATCGATGCGAAAGAGAGCAAAAAGACGGTTGTCGCCTATGGCGCCCCGGCAAAGGGCAACACGCTTTTGAATTTCTGCGGCGTTGGCACGGATCTCATCGAATATACTGTCGATGTCAGCCCCCATAAGCAAAACCACTTGCTTCCGGGGACCCGCATCCCGATCCACGCACCACAAAAGATTGAGGAAACCAAGCCCGATTACGTCCTGATCCTTCCCTGGAACATCAAGGATGAGATCATCAGCCAGATGTCGGCGGTCAAAGACTTGCGCAGCCGGTTTGTCGTTCCGCTTCCCAATGTCGAGGTCGTTGCTTGA
- a CDS encoding glutamate-1-semialdehyde 2,1-aminomutase — MTSLISNFENSKELRQRARRLIPGGAHTYAKGDDQYPVLSPGFIARGHGAYVFDVDGNKYIEFGMGNRAVSLGHAYPKVLRAVERELKNGANFTRPAVIEVDCASSFLETIQGAEMVKFCKDGSHATSGAIRLARAITGRDLVARCADHPFFSTDDWFIGTTPMNAGIPKAIRDMTLSFNYNEIDSAKALFEQHPGKIAAVILEPSKGESPRDNFLHRLRDLCHANGALFILDEMITGFRWHRNGAQALYDIQPDLSCFGKAMGNGFAISALAGKREFMELGGIDQREKPRVFLLSTTHGAETHAMAAAIATMKIYREEPVIEHLFEKGEALREGITQIAGSHGIGNHFSVFGLASNLVYATLDEDGRPSQAFRTLFLQELIKRGVLAPSFVVSYTHGDPEIAKTLDAVDGALCIYRKALEDGVSNYLVGRPSDVVFRATNRLTTLPDGVPALAPELNRRVKRRETSFATAGR; from the coding sequence GTGACGAGCCTCATTAGCAACTTCGAGAACTCGAAAGAGTTGCGTCAGCGAGCCAGAAGGTTGATTCCAGGAGGCGCCCATACTTACGCAAAGGGCGACGATCAGTATCCGGTCTTATCGCCGGGCTTCATTGCCCGGGGCCACGGCGCTTATGTCTTTGACGTTGACGGCAACAAATACATCGAGTTTGGCATGGGAAACCGCGCAGTCTCCCTTGGCCATGCCTACCCGAAGGTCTTGCGCGCTGTCGAGCGGGAGTTGAAGAATGGTGCGAACTTCACCCGGCCGGCAGTCATCGAGGTAGATTGCGCATCGAGCTTCCTTGAGACGATCCAAGGCGCCGAAATGGTCAAATTCTGTAAGGATGGCTCACATGCAACCTCTGGCGCCATCCGGCTGGCGAGAGCCATCACTGGCCGTGACCTTGTTGCCCGATGCGCCGATCACCCATTTTTTTCGACCGACGACTGGTTCATCGGCACAACGCCCATGAACGCCGGCATCCCGAAAGCCATACGGGATATGACGCTATCGTTTAACTACAATGAAATTGACAGTGCCAAAGCACTGTTTGAGCAACATCCCGGTAAGATCGCGGCTGTCATCCTTGAGCCATCGAAAGGCGAGTCGCCAAGGGATAATTTCCTGCACCGTCTTCGTGATCTTTGTCATGCCAATGGAGCACTTTTCATCCTTGACGAGATGATAACTGGTTTCCGGTGGCACCGGAACGGAGCCCAGGCTCTTTACGATATCCAACCAGATCTATCCTGCTTCGGCAAAGCGATGGGCAATGGCTTTGCGATCTCCGCGCTTGCGGGAAAGCGCGAATTCATGGAGCTTGGCGGTATCGATCAGCGCGAGAAGCCACGCGTTTTCCTGCTGTCGACCACCCATGGAGCTGAAACGCACGCCATGGCGGCGGCAATTGCAACGATGAAGATTTATCGTGAAGAGCCGGTGATCGAGCATCTTTTTGAAAAAGGCGAGGCGCTTCGAGAAGGTATTACGCAGATCGCCGGCAGCCATGGGATTGGCAATCATTTCAGCGTCTTCGGGCTGGCAAGTAACCTCGTTTACGCAACGCTTGATGAGGACGGCCGTCCCTCCCAAGCCTTCCGCACGCTGTTCCTGCAGGAATTGATCAAGCGCGGCGTTCTCGCTCCATCCTTCGTTGTCAGTTACACGCACGGCGACCCCGAGATTGCAAAGACGCTCGATGCTGTTGACGGTGCGCTTTGCATTTATCGCAAAGCCCTTGAGGACGGTGTGTCCAATTATCTGGTCGGCCGACCATCGGACGTGGTGTTCCGCGCCACGAACCGCCTGACAACCCTGCCTGACGGTGTTCCCGCTCTGGCGCCTGAACTAAATCGTCGCGTCAAACGGCGCGAGACGAGCTTTGCCACTGCCGGCCGGTAG
- a CDS encoding metallophosphoesterase: MIPKSTGRQRLLWPDIDFDAIYAISDVHGCADELAEAQRRIADDARAHLGPKLIVFLGDYVDRGPASSKVLDMLAAEPRESFVQVALAGNHDDEFARMFRKPSIIADWLDFAGTETLASYGIDVAHVIKTKGVRGLQVLVAELVPEEHIAMIEAMPVSLQIGKLLFVHAGVKPGVDMSKQTDMDLMWIREPFLSEGPRQPLFVIHGHTPVLQPTFGPQRVAIDTAATATGHLTVLKIAEASFNFI; encoded by the coding sequence ATGATCCCGAAGTCGACCGGCAGGCAAAGGCTCTTGTGGCCTGATATCGACTTCGACGCGATCTATGCCATTAGCGATGTGCACGGTTGTGCGGATGAACTGGCAGAAGCCCAACGGCGCATAGCCGATGACGCCAGGGCCCATCTGGGCCCCAAGCTCATCGTTTTTCTCGGCGACTATGTTGATCGCGGTCCCGCCAGCAGCAAGGTGCTCGACATGCTTGCGGCGGAGCCGCGTGAGAGCTTCGTGCAGGTCGCGCTTGCGGGCAATCACGACGATGAATTTGCCCGCATGTTCCGCAAACCTTCCATCATTGCCGATTGGCTCGACTTCGCCGGGACCGAGACGCTTGCTTCCTACGGTATCGACGTTGCGCATGTCATCAAGACGAAGGGGGTTCGCGGTCTCCAAGTTCTTGTCGCGGAACTCGTGCCAGAAGAGCACATCGCCATGATCGAAGCGATGCCGGTCTCGCTTCAGATCGGCAAATTGCTGTTCGTACACGCCGGCGTAAAGCCTGGCGTCGACATGTCAAAACAAACGGATATGGATCTCATGTGGATCCGCGAGCCATTTTTAAGCGAAGGCCCGCGTCAGCCGCTCTTCGTGATCCACGGGCATACACCTGTCCTGCAGCCGACCTTCGGACCGCAGCGGGTTGCAATCGACACGGCGGCAACGGCCACTGGCCACCTGACGGTGCTGAAGATCGCCGAGGCAAGCTTCAATTTCATCTGA
- a CDS encoding acyltransferase family protein, producing MKYRPEIDGLRTIAVLPVLFFHAGVAGFSGGFVGVDIFFVISGFLITRILDDDLRNGRFSILTFYERRFRRIIPALVFYVLLTAIAAYVLFLPPFFEDFARSLLAVGTFTSNVYFWKFSGYFESSALLRPLLHTWSLAVEEQFYIFMPIAMWLLYKVTFRVRLAAFALALILSLALSIYAIDVAPTANFFLLPTRSWELLIGSLLALWGGQSTLSYRANSAVAIGAAILILFSVFAYTDATPFPGLAAVLPCAGAALVIYTGGPTRSVVGKILASAPFVFIGKISYSLYLAHWPITVFVRYVTLEEPNGLHAMGIIAASVLLAICSWRFVETPFRLQTVRWPRRALIGSALASMSIVSLFGYAGIAAHGFPQRFPGYATEVEARMVDVSAVVASADTTVRAGQTWRNGICFFEDDDGFKKWRPEDCALTTNTGDVALLWGDSYAAHYAPGIVANAASIHGRVYEYTFAGCPPVLAYYSYARPNCQAFNQKALDIIRSLDVKTAVLSGRWVDLQRRGLDMLEDTVRQLQEEGVRVIVIGQSPMFVTNVDVIAFKKAAAGQKVASWSTVIDSEFNQRLRAAAGGADFVDPIAMDCAAGECPYIDDGRMLYFDSGHLSNFGSARVVERYFPLVSRVN from the coding sequence ATGAAATATCGGCCGGAGATTGACGGATTACGGACGATTGCAGTATTGCCGGTGCTGTTTTTCCATGCCGGCGTCGCTGGATTTTCTGGCGGTTTCGTTGGCGTCGACATTTTTTTTGTTATTTCAGGCTTTCTCATAACAAGAATTCTGGATGATGATCTCAGGAATGGCCGCTTTTCCATACTGACTTTCTACGAGCGGCGTTTTCGCAGGATCATTCCGGCACTGGTTTTCTATGTTTTACTGACGGCGATCGCCGCCTACGTGCTTTTCCTGCCACCGTTCTTCGAAGACTTCGCCCGAAGCCTGCTGGCAGTCGGGACATTCACCTCAAATGTCTATTTCTGGAAGTTCTCAGGTTATTTCGAAAGCAGCGCGCTTCTACGCCCGCTCTTGCATACCTGGTCGCTTGCGGTCGAAGAGCAGTTCTACATCTTCATGCCGATCGCCATGTGGCTGCTCTATAAAGTGACGTTCCGCGTGCGGTTGGCGGCATTCGCACTCGCCTTGATCCTGTCCCTGGCACTTAGCATCTATGCAATCGACGTCGCTCCGACAGCAAACTTCTTCCTCTTGCCGACACGAAGCTGGGAGCTCTTGATTGGAAGCTTGCTGGCGCTTTGGGGCGGTCAAAGCACGCTGTCTTACCGGGCAAACAGTGCCGTTGCGATCGGTGCCGCGATCTTGATCCTCTTTTCTGTATTTGCCTATACGGATGCGACACCATTCCCTGGGCTCGCCGCCGTTTTGCCATGCGCAGGTGCAGCTCTCGTCATCTATACAGGCGGACCGACCCGTTCGGTGGTTGGTAAAATCCTTGCGAGCGCGCCGTTCGTATTCATCGGCAAGATTTCCTATTCGCTCTATCTGGCGCATTGGCCAATTACCGTCTTCGTCCGATACGTGACCCTTGAGGAGCCCAACGGGCTCCATGCCATGGGCATTATCGCCGCCAGCGTTTTGCTTGCCATTTGCTCCTGGCGCTTTGTCGAAACGCCATTCCGTCTGCAGACCGTGCGCTGGCCTCGGCGCGCCCTCATCGGCTCGGCCCTTGCCAGCATGTCGATCGTCTCGCTGTTCGGTTACGCGGGCATCGCCGCTCATGGCTTCCCTCAACGTTTTCCCGGCTATGCAACCGAGGTCGAAGCGCGCATGGTTGACGTCTCTGCAGTTGTAGCGAGCGCGGATACGACAGTGCGCGCCGGCCAGACGTGGCGGAACGGCATCTGCTTTTTCGAAGACGACGACGGCTTTAAAAAATGGCGCCCCGAAGATTGCGCTTTGACGACAAACACCGGTGATGTTGCGCTTCTGTGGGGAGATTCCTACGCCGCCCACTATGCCCCCGGGATCGTCGCGAATGCCGCGTCCATTCATGGCCGCGTCTATGAGTATACATTTGCCGGATGCCCTCCGGTCCTTGCCTACTACTCCTACGCCAGACCGAACTGCCAGGCATTCAATCAGAAGGCGCTGGACATCATCCGGTCGCTTGACGTTAAGACCGCCGTGCTTTCAGGCCGATGGGTTGATTTGCAACGCCGGGGCCTGGACATGCTCGAGGACACCGTCAGACAACTCCAGGAGGAGGGCGTCCGGGTCATCGTGATCGGACAATCGCCGATGTTTGTAACCAATGTCGACGTCATTGCTTTTAAGAAAGCCGCCGCTGGCCAAAAGGTAGCTTCCTGGTCAACCGTGATCGACAGCGAATTTAACCAGCGGCTGCGAGCTGCTGCGGGCGGTGCCGATTTCGTTGATCCGATTGCGATGGATTGCGCAGCCGGCGAGTGCCCTTACATTGACGACGGAAGGATGCTTTATTTCGATTCCGGTCACCTGTCGAATTTTGGCAGCGCCCGCGTTGTCGAACGCTACTTCCCGCTCGTATCTCGCGTCAATTGA
- a CDS encoding DUF982 domain-containing protein, which yields MVNSVRRAAETLLQRWPIDDGEDFSEAVMACLEGLHNRVPPEDVRAAFIKAAHEANVMVIELVKPACECN from the coding sequence GTGGTTAATTCTGTCAGGCGCGCCGCCGAAACGCTTCTGCAGCGATGGCCGATCGATGACGGCGAGGATTTTTCCGAGGCAGTGATGGCGTGCCTGGAGGGCCTGCACAACCGCGTGCCTCCCGAAGATGTTCGAGCAGCATTCATCAAAGCCGCTCATGAAGCGAATGTCATGGTGATCGAATTGGTGAAGCCTGCTTGTGAGTGCAATTGA